The DNA window GAAGAAAAGGTAATGCTTCAGGCATTGTACGAGATTTTTGCGATGAACTATGAGAAAACTCCTCAGGCTGCCGACAGAGCAAAACAAATTCTTTTAACAGATTATCCTTATACTTCGTACGCAGAGTTTGCAAGAAATCCTAAAAACAACTCTTTTGTAAAGTCAACGGCAGATGTTGAAAATGAATATAAAAAGGCCTACGCATTATATGAATCGGAGAAATTCGGGGAAAGTAAACAAGTGATTGACGAAACGCTTCAGAAGTTTCCAAAGGATGCTCTGGTTCCTAAGCTTTATCTCTTAAATGCCTTTAATGCCGGGAAATCGAGTGGGAAAGAGGTCATGATTCTGCAGCTTGAACAGATTGCTCTTAATTATTCTAAAACACAGGAAGGAGTAAGGGCTAAAGAAATGCTCAATTATCTAAAGAGTGACCTTGGCTTCCAAGCAACGGACAATAAGGGAAATGCTATCCCACAACAACCGGGAGTGCCTGTACAGCCTAACAATCAGAACCAGCAGCTGAATAATAATAATTCTCCAATGATGAATAATAAACAAGCTACTGATCTTCAAATGATAGATCCCACCCAGCAACAGCCAAACTCAAGTAATAATCAACAGCAGAAACTGAAGAAACTCAACAACTCAAATGCTCCTGCTAAGCCACAATAATAAAAAAAGCGAAGATATATTCTTCGCTTTTTTGCTTTTTTATTAAGAGCTGTTTATTCTCTGTTCGTACAGAATACTACGATTCCTTTTTCTTTACTCCGTGGAAATCTTTTAGATAAAAAGGCTCAAAATAGGCGATATCTTCCACCTTATTGTTTTTCAGTTTATCCAGTGAAGGCCTGATAAGGTATTGCGCAGAAGGGTATACGTCGTCCTTAAATTCAGCGTCAGGAAGATTTACAATATCCTTTGTTTTCTTGGCTCCGTCTCCTACAAACAACACTTTTTTATCTCTGAATTCTTCAAAAGAATTCTCGTCAAGAATTTTAGCCTCGGTCTTTGCAAGCTCTTTTCCGGTTTTACCGTCATAAACGGCCGTATAAACCTCCATTCTCCTCGCATCGACCAATGGAATTATAAAGTCATAGTTATGGCCTAAAAAAGGCTCTATCATGCTTTCAAGAGAATTCACGGCTACCAATGGAACTTTCAGTCCGTAGCAGAATCCTTTTGCAGAAGCTGCACCAATTCTTAAACCCGTGTATGATCCCGGTCCTTTACCCAAAGAAACAGCTTCGATTTCTTTAAGTGAAATTCCAGCGCCTTCCAGCGCCCATTCCACGTAGGTATGAAGGCTTTCGGATTGTTTATAATTTTCAGAAACTTCTTCACACAGACACAATAATTTATCATCATCAGATACGGCTACTGAACAGTTCTTTGAAGAGGTTTCGAGATATAGAATTTTCATTTTCTTGATTTAAACTAAACTGCAAATTGCAGGTAATATTTTACAAATTTAAAGCTTTATTTTGAGACTATTTGCGGTAGATCGTTCTTGGTTCAGCCTGAGCACTGGGATAGATGGTCATGTCGGAAATCGTCACATGTTTCGGAGCATTCACACAGTAGGCAATGGCATCTGCAATATCTTCGGCTTTTAAAGGTTCATATCCGGCGTATACATTAGCTGCTTTTTCAGAATCACCTTTGAATCGTACCATTGAAAAATCTGTTTCCACAGCACCGGGTTGAAGATTGGTTACTTTAATTCCAAATTCAGTAAGTTCCAATCTCATTCCTTCTGAGATAACATCTACTGCTTTCTTGGTAGCACAATACACAACACCATTGGCATAAGTTTGTCTTGCAGCAACGGAACTGATATTAACTACATGACCTAAGTTTTTAGTTTTCATAACCGGGATGATCATTTTGGAAACATATAAAAGTCCTTTTACATTCCCATCTATCATTGAATCCCAATCATCTGTCTTTCCTGCTGACAATGGATCTAGCCCGTGAGCATTACCGGCATTATTGATCAGAACGTCAATATCTTTCCATTCGTCCGGAAGGGAGCTGATGGCAGCTTCCACTTCGTTTAGTTGACGCACATCAAATATTAAACTAAATATTTCGGCATATTGAAAAAGCTCCGTTTTAAGAGATTCCAACACCTCCTTTCTTCTTCCACAAATGATAATTCTGTTCCCTTGTTTCGCCAATAACTCAGCAGTGGATTTACCTATACCAGAAGTCGCTCCGGTGATTAATATTGTCTTCATAAAGTAAGTATTAATGGATCAATCGGACAGTGTACGATACTGACAAATTGTTATTATCTTTTATTTATTAGTTGGCATCAAATGCCTGGAACGCATCGGGAATATGCTCAATACACAAGTTTCTCTTTTCATCAGGTAAAACGGAAATAATATCAAATCTCACTTCATTCTCTCTTTTAAATTCTTCCAGATAGTGATTGGCAGCGGAAACAATAGATCTGATCTTTGTTTTGGTGACGGCTTCCTGAGGCAGTATAAAAGCATCGGTAGATCTTGCCTTCACTTCGGTAATGATGATCAGATTATCTTTCTCAGCAATAATATCGATTTCTGCTTTCTGGAAACGGAAATTCCTGACCAGGATTTTATAGCCGTTTTTCTGAAGATAATCTGTTGCCATATCTTCTGCTATTTTTCCAAAATCATTGTGACTAGCCATCGTTTAAGTAGGAGAGTATTAAAATTCGATCTTTACATTGGTGTCAATTTTCACCTTTGCATTTCCTCCAATCAGCAGAGGTCTGTTATCCTTAATGTGACCATTGGGAAAGCCAAAAACTACCGGAAATTTATATTTCGAAATTCTTTCGGAGATCAGTTGATAGGCAAATTCATCAAAGCTTTCTTCGTAGCTTTTATTGTCTTTTTCATCACCCATATTGGTCATTCCACCAACGATAAGGCCTTTAATCTTTTTGAAAACTCCAGCCAGTTCAAGACTCATAATCATTCGGTCTAAGGCATAAAAGTTTTCTCCGATGTCTTCAATGAATAGAATCTTATCTTTAAAATCAAAAGAATAGGAAGTTCCCAAAAGGGCATAAACCAGTGCCAAATTGCCTCCGATAACTTCACCTTCAATATTTCCTTTTTTATTTAATTTATGGGGCTGCAGGCTATATTTTGGGGTCTTACCCTTTAAAATATCAAAAATTCCGTTGTAGCTTTCATCGGTTACTCCAAAACTTGATGTTTTAATAGTTTGCCCATGAATAGAAACAAATCCTTTTTTCAACAAATAGCTTTGTATAACCGTATTATCAGAATAGCCAATGTACCATTTCGGGTTTTCTGTAAAGTTTTTCAACTTCAGATGCTGAACGAGATGCTGACATCCGTAACCGCCTCTGGAAGCCCAGATTGCACCGATTTCTTTATCGTTTAATGCCCAGTTGATATCTTTTATCCTTTCCTGTTCCGTTCCTGCATAATTGTAGCCGTTAGAAAACTTAGTGTATAGATGTTTTCCCAGGACAGGCTCAAATCCTCTGCTTTTAATCATTTCTATTCCCTTTTCCAGTTGGGATGGCTCTACGGCTCCCGCTGGGGAAATAACGGCAATTTTCGCCCCTTTTTTAAGGGGTTTCGGAAAGATCATTTTTTTCATTTTGTTTTTTGGTATTTTACTTCTTTTTTCTCTGCTTCTTCCAGTCGTCTTTCAAACTGGTTAAACTTTTTGAAGCTTTGTAAAAAGATAAAGAAACTGAAAATAATAAGAATAACACCAACCACTCTTCTGATCTGGTTGGCCAGTTTCTGGGTAAGTTTATCGTGAAATTGTTTGGCAAGAAATATTTTAGCCAGATCAATACAAAGGTAGGTTCCGATTACAATTCCTATATATAAAACAAAGCTGCTAGTGTCCGGATATTGATTCCTTACGGAAATTACCGTTACCAGCCAGAAAAGAATGACACCTACATTTAAGAGATTAAAGAAAAAACCGTTAAAAAAAGTTTTAATATAGTTTTGACTAATAATTTTT is part of the Chryseobacterium lactis genome and encodes:
- a CDS encoding S66 peptidase family protein, whose translation is MKKMIFPKPLKKGAKIAVISPAGAVEPSQLEKGIEMIKSRGFEPVLGKHLYTKFSNGYNYAGTEQERIKDINWALNDKEIGAIWASRGGYGCQHLVQHLKLKNFTENPKWYIGYSDNTVIQSYLLKKGFVSIHGQTIKTSSFGVTDESYNGIFDILKGKTPKYSLQPHKLNKKGNIEGEVIGGNLALVYALLGTSYSFDFKDKILFIEDIGENFYALDRMIMSLELAGVFKKIKGLIVGGMTNMGDEKDNKSYEESFDEFAYQLISERISKYKFPVVFGFPNGHIKDNRPLLIGGNAKVKIDTNVKIEF
- the tsaB gene encoding tRNA (adenosine(37)-N6)-threonylcarbamoyltransferase complex dimerization subunit type 1 TsaB, with the translated sequence MKILYLETSSKNCSVAVSDDDKLLCLCEEVSENYKQSESLHTYVEWALEGAGISLKEIEAVSLGKGPGSYTGLRIGAASAKGFCYGLKVPLVAVNSLESMIEPFLGHNYDFIIPLVDARRMEVYTAVYDGKTGKELAKTEAKILDENSFEEFRDKKVLFVGDGAKKTKDIVNLPDAEFKDDVYPSAQYLIRPSLDKLKNNKVEDIAYFEPFYLKDFHGVKKKES
- a CDS encoding YraN family protein, which encodes MASHNDFGKIAEDMATDYLQKNGYKILVRNFRFQKAEIDIIAEKDNLIIITEVKARSTDAFILPQEAVTKTKIRSIVSAANHYLEEFKRENEVRFDIISVLPDEKRNLCIEHIPDAFQAFDAN
- a CDS encoding SDR family NAD(P)-dependent oxidoreductase, translated to MKTILITGATSGIGKSTAELLAKQGNRIIICGRRKEVLESLKTELFQYAEIFSLIFDVRQLNEVEAAISSLPDEWKDIDVLINNAGNAHGLDPLSAGKTDDWDSMIDGNVKGLLYVSKMIIPVMKTKNLGHVVNISSVAARQTYANGVVYCATKKAVDVISEGMRLELTEFGIKVTNLQPGAVETDFSMVRFKGDSEKAANVYAGYEPLKAEDIADAIAYCVNAPKHVTISDMTIYPSAQAEPRTIYRK
- a CDS encoding LysE family translocator, which gives rise to MLELVLSAVILGFMLSLVFIGPIFFLLIETSFSRGPKHALSLDLGVITADLLCILAAYYASADIVTLIDKHPGFYRITSILIFVYGIVMLVTKTKMHMPGEEKIISQNYIKTFFNGFFFNLLNVGVILFWLVTVISVRNQYPDTSSFVLYIGIVIGTYLCIDLAKIFLAKQFHDKLTQKLANQIRRVVGVILIIFSFFIFLQSFKKFNQFERRLEEAEKKEVKYQKTK